The genomic region TAGCACATCAACGAGGTCATAACAGAGTTTTAATAACCTGACTTCACTTTGGACACATAAACTCGTTTTTATTGAGGCCTAACTGCAAAAATAGATGCTTTCCTTCATATGTTTTAATGCTGCTgtcatcaaaacacaaaatgggtCTGAAAGCTCGACCAAAAGAGCGTCAATTAAGGTAATTTTTCTAATTGCATCTAGTTTTAGAGCACTACGAGGTTTGTGTCACTcgttaaaaataacaaaaccttCAGTCACGTAAACGAAAGGCAACATCTGCGCAGTAATTATGACTATTTATCTGCCAGATGGTCCAAGAGAAAGGTCAGAAGAATCCGCTCCTCTCCGTTTAGCAGAGGTGACAACACGActgatacaaaaaacaaacaaagcataATTCAGCTCAACGTTCACAAAAAACCAACTGCGATTCATGATTGTTGATTAGAGCTCACATTATTCTAACTTTAACAATATCATGTAATTTTGAAGCAGTTTGAATAACtgatgcttttctgttttaaataatgtaaacaaatcaagttttacatttttcatccatttgcTAAAGGTTGCCCTGAGGCTACCATACCAGCCCATGCCTTAAGAGGACGATATCGGTATACAAAGGCTCacatttttcctctctttttctcatCCATCATTGCTATTCTTCTAAAAGTGTCTGTGACATTTAACGTTTTACACCTCATCATCTGAGTCAGGTGTGGGCATCTATTTAAGTGAGACTCCATCTGATTAAAACCTAACATGACATTTACAATTTAGTATCGAGCAAATACTGCATTTGTTGTGCAGCCTTATTATAACACAATTCACATTaaaattcaatttgaaaaaaaatatataattaaaaaaaaaagtatcactTACTATCGTTAATACTGAATGTTTAATTGTAAGTACTACCATGTTTAGGATTGTTTGGTATCTTTGATGTTAGTACCTTGATGTCATTGTCGATGCCTCCGGATAGAATCTGATCACTGGTGTCATTAAACGTCACGGCCAGCACCTGGTATGtgttctgaaaagtgtggatgGCCCCTTTTTTGCGGATGTCCCAAAGCTGTAACGCGACAAAAAgcattcacatttaatttatgaccaactttaaagtgcaaaaatgtgGTCGGGTATGCATTTCATTTCAACAATAAGCCACTGAGCCGTTATATGGATTATTTTAACACATAACCCACCTTCACTGTCCCATCATCACTGCCAGTGCACACCAGCTGGGGCCCCCGACGAGCTGGATAGCAGGTGTTAACAAAAGAGGTGTGGCCCTTCAGACGCTTGATCCTCTCACCGGTCTCGCTGTCCCACACGCCCACAGTCTTGTCTGTGCTCGCCGAGAACAACAAGctgaaatatacaaaaacatatCACTGCCAAAAGAAGAATTTATAGATGTTTACAGCAAACATatctctaaaataaaacaacaaataagggAAAcagcaattttgttttctttcagaatggGATAATCATCTCTGACAGCTGCCCACACCTGCCATCTGTGTTGTAATGCAGCTCCATCACTGCTCCACTGTGGCCCTTCAGGGTGGCGAAGTTTTCACAGTCTCCATAGACGTTCCACATCACTGCAGCAACGTCACAAAGCAAACAATATGTTATTTACTGGAACAGTGGTCCATCGGCTGCGCTCTGGTCTAATGGTAGATGGAGTCTAACTTTTGGCAGCGACTCACATATGAGCCTGTCAAATCCTGAGGAGGTCAGCGTGGCGCCGTTGGGGTGAAACTTGCAGCAGTAGACCTCGCCCTCGTGGCCCGACATCAACATGATCGGGGCCTGCAGGCTGGAGGTCCGTGGAGGGCCCTACGGGAGCACAAACATTTATAGTTTCTGCATCACACCCGTCTAATTCATTATGATGCAAACCCAAAAAGGATGTACTGGCATTTTGCTgtacttttgattaaaaaaaaataatttccaagaAGGAAAACTGACAATGTTTCAGTGAAGATAAAAGCAAATTATCTCATTAATTAAGCAATCATAAGCTGACTTAGTGGAGCCACAGAACAGTTTTAAAGTTGGATCAATTTTAAAACTCTGTAAGACTTGAATTATATAAAGACACGCCACATCTAACAGATTATTACTGCTTAGGGTGATAATCAGCATCCAGGTGATCATGATTAATGCCTAAATGCATTGAACTGATCGCATGTGTGCCATTTAAGGCATACAACTAAACAGTTTGATGCATACAATACATCAAACACATCGATGTATTTTCCTTTTAGATATTTTCCTGCTTAACTAACAAGTCATCttctataaaatgtattttaaaacaatctccttATTCAGTTATTACTTTTAAATCACCCAATAACAAGCTAATGTAAGGATCATGTATGTAAAAGAAGCAGATATGAAGACACAGCAGCTTATGGTTTCGTACCGCGGACACGAGCTGCTGGGACTGAGCCGCCGCCACCAGCTCCATCCGGGGCCGCTTCATGGCGGAGGGAACCACCGCCATGTCGCCGGCTCTCTTCAAAGGCTCAATCATCCCGGAACAGCcgaaaaaagagcagaaaatccCTTAAAACAAGGTTACAGGTTATCCAAGAAAATGAATGGACTTTGTTGAACTAAAAAGAATGTCGACGGAAGCAGCAACAACGGAAAAGACGCAGCATGGAAATACTTCCGCTGGATAGAAGGCTTGTCATTGGTCAAAGTTTGAGCCGGATGCGATGATTGGCTATTCAGCTTCCTGCGTAGAGATTGACACCGGATGTAAAACATCCACCGTACAATTATCACGAAAGGTACAGCATTGACTTATATTTTCTTAGGCTTATTGTCCAAGTTATCACAGTTCTTCCTTTAATAATCATAAATCTGCATGAAATATTAGCGTGAGTAGACTGAATATATGAATGTGggtttttaagcatttatgtgaTACCTCCCGTCTCTGTGTTACTTGACAAAACGTAAACAGTGTGTTCCATCGgttagtattttgtttttcctgtatgATTCATACACCTTGCGTCCAGCAGCATTTAAAATTTACTCCGTTTAGAATCATACATTTCGACgtattttatttgggttttataTGCTTGACCAACAGAAAGTAGCGCATTACTGTGAAGTGTACAATACGttgtttttaaagggttttacTGATTGTAAAGTCCTTTTCTGTATTCTGTGACCATTTTTGGAcattattctttgcaaaataacagAAGCACAGTCAGTTTGGATAAAGAGCGTTTGTAAACATAACTTTCTAGTCTATCCACAGTTGCTCAATTGGATTTAGAGCTGGGCTTTAACGGCATGTGTTTTTATCTATACCATTTCATCGTAATATGTTTAAGTTCAGTACTCTTCCTGAAGGTGAACCTGGAAGAACAAATTTTCATCCAGGATTCACCTTTATGTAGCTTTGTCAATATTCCTATCATCTCAGGACAACTTTTTATGTACCTACTGAGGAAAAGCacctccacagcatgatgttgccactaccatgttttcACATGAGATGATGCGTCTAGACTCTAGACTTAGGAGCTTTGGATTCTTTTCTTTACCTTCCTTAACGTCCTGCTCAAACTGTGTGTTTACAAGACAAAATTTGGTCCTCTTCCAGCCTTGTCTGTCACCGTTCAaattaatgtaaacatttttaattatctcTAATTTTAAGcaataagtttatttttctctatctTATTAAGATCAACATACCTTATCCATACTAGAATGGTATGTTCTcgtttcttttccattttgaaacATGCTTCTGTTTCGGGTCTTATTTGTACCccaggaaaacaggaagtcatgatTGCAAATTAAAAGCTTTCACTGATCAAcgtaaaaaaatattgcataagCAATAATAATGCTTTAGTTATTGCATATTTCTTAACATGGATTTTGATTACTGACCACGGAAATGTTCCTAAATTTTTGATTTGAGATTATGCTgctggaataaataaaaaaacaaacaaacttattttactACTTTATGCCGTTCTTTACTGgtgtaaatgtgttattttatttcaaaacagagaaaaagtaGACCTTTCAATGTGCCTTTTgttactttatatattttcttccgTCACTTTTAATGATGTTGCAAATCCTAATATCTGTTTAATAATCTGTCAACCAGATCTACCATAAGACAGTTGTGACCCACCCATAGTTGGGATAATGTCTGATCGAGGTGGACATGGTCGTGAGCCGGCCGGATTGGATGGTCTGCCGCCACTGCACAGTATTGCCAAAGGAGAGGTGGTCTCTGTGCAAAGCTACGGAGCCTTTGTCCGACTGCCAGGTTACAAAAAGGAAGGTTGGTAAAAAGGGCTTGCAAAGGAACTTTAAAGTAAAGAATCAtaacagggggaaaaaatgttacAGACAAAGACAGGTTTAAGGTTTTAGGTTAGCTTTAGTGAGGAG from Xiphophorus couchianus chromosome 13, X_couchianus-1.0, whole genome shotgun sequence harbors:
- the snrnp40 gene encoding U5 small nuclear ribonucleoprotein 40 kDa protein, giving the protein MIEPLKRAGDMAVVPSAMKRPRMELVAAAQSQQLVSAGPPRTSSLQAPIMLMSGHEGEVYCCKFHPNGATLTSSGFDRLILMWNVYGDCENFATLKGHSGAVMELHYNTDGSLLFSASTDKTVGVWDSETGERIKRLKGHTSFVNTCYPARRGPQLVCTGSDDGTVKLWDIRKKGAIHTFQNTYQVLAVTFNDTSDQILSGGIDNDIKVWDLRQNKLIYNMHGHGDSVTGLSLSSEGSYLLSNSMDNTVRIWDVRPFAPKERCVKIFQGNVHNFEKNLLRCSWSTDGSKIAAGSADRFVYIWDTTSRRILYKLPGHAGSVNEVVFHPEEPVVLSGSSDKRLYMGEIQ